In the genome of Saccharomonospora viridis DSM 43017, one region contains:
- a CDS encoding acyl-CoA thioesterase gives MSQQEPFRVRIKVRHYELDSLGHVNHAVYHQYGEVARLELFEQAGGMEKGLVESGISPVLLESHIVYRRELRAGDVVDVSCRATFGEGKVFWMHNEIVKLDGTLSAEIKCTLGLMDLTKRKLVPEPRRLIEEAGLDLDVLCGTAGVPQDSLPTR, from the coding sequence GTGAGTCAGCAGGAGCCGTTTCGAGTCCGTATCAAGGTCCGCCATTACGAGCTGGACAGCCTCGGTCATGTGAACCACGCCGTGTACCACCAATACGGTGAGGTCGCCCGACTGGAATTATTCGAACAGGCCGGTGGCATGGAAAAAGGCTTGGTCGAAAGCGGGATATCCCCCGTCCTGCTGGAGTCTCACATCGTCTACCGACGTGAGCTGCGCGCGGGCGATGTGGTCGACGTCTCCTGTCGGGCCACATTCGGCGAGGGCAAGGTCTTCTGGATGCACAACGAGATCGTCAAGCTCGACGGCACACTCTCGGCCGAGATCAAGTGCACGCTCGGACTGATGGATCTGACCAAACGCAAACTGGTTCCGGAGCCCCGCAGGCTGATCGAGGAAGCGGGTCTCGACCTCGACGTGCTCTGCGGCACGGCCGGTGTCCCACAGGACAGCCTTCCGACTCGGTGA
- the glnA gene encoding type I glutamate--ammonia ligase, which translates to MSTTPDDVLRLITDEGVQFVDVRFCDLPGVMQHFTVPASTLDADVFEEGLAFDGSSIRGFQLIHESDMLLLPDPATARIDPFRKHKTLSLNFFVHDPFTREPYSRDPRNIARKAEQYIAETGIADTAFFGAEAEFYIFDSVRFDYSEHAAFHEIDSIEGWWNTGREEEGGNKGYKTKFKGGYFPVPPVDHYADLRDDISRTLIESGFVLERAHHEVGTAGQTEINYKFNTLLHAADDLQLFKYIVKNTAFAAGKTATFMPKPLFGDNGSGMHCHQSLWKDGEPLFYDESGYAGLSDTARYYIGGILTHAPSLLAFTNPTINSYRRLVPGYEAPVSLVYSQRNRSACVRIPITGSNAKAKRIEFRCPDSSGNPYLAFAAMVMAGLDGIKNKIEPPEPIDKDLYELPPEEAKNVKLVPGDLGTALDALESNHDFLLEGGVFTSDVIETWISYKRENEIEALRLRPHPYEFALYYDV; encoded by the coding sequence GTGTCCACCACTCCAGACGATGTCCTCCGTCTGATCACGGACGAGGGCGTGCAGTTTGTCGACGTGAGGTTTTGTGACCTGCCGGGCGTCATGCAGCACTTCACCGTCCCCGCGTCGACGCTTGACGCGGACGTGTTCGAGGAGGGACTCGCGTTCGACGGGTCGTCGATCCGTGGCTTCCAATTGATCCACGAGTCCGACATGCTGTTGCTTCCCGACCCCGCCACCGCCCGTATCGATCCGTTCCGCAAACACAAGACGCTGTCGCTGAACTTCTTCGTGCACGACCCGTTCACCCGGGAGCCGTACAGCCGCGACCCACGGAACATCGCGCGTAAGGCCGAGCAGTACATCGCCGAGACCGGTATCGCCGACACGGCGTTCTTCGGCGCCGAAGCGGAGTTCTACATCTTCGACTCGGTGCGCTTCGACTACTCCGAGCACGCGGCCTTCCACGAGATCGACTCGATCGAAGGCTGGTGGAACACCGGCCGGGAGGAGGAAGGCGGGAACAAGGGCTACAAGACCAAATTCAAGGGTGGCTATTTCCCGGTGCCTCCGGTGGACCACTACGCCGATCTGCGCGACGACATCTCGCGAACCCTGATCGAATCAGGGTTCGTCCTGGAACGCGCTCACCACGAGGTGGGCACCGCAGGACAAACCGAGATCAACTACAAGTTCAACACTCTGTTGCACGCGGCCGACGATCTGCAACTGTTCAAGTACATCGTCAAGAACACGGCTTTCGCCGCGGGTAAAACCGCGACCTTCATGCCGAAACCGTTGTTCGGGGACAACGGCTCCGGTATGCACTGCCATCAGTCCCTGTGGAAGGACGGGGAACCGTTGTTCTACGACGAGTCCGGCTATGCGGGCTTGTCGGACACGGCTCGGTACTACATCGGTGGCATTCTGACGCACGCGCCGAGTCTGCTGGCGTTCACCAACCCGACGATCAATTCCTATCGCCGGTTGGTGCCGGGCTACGAGGCGCCGGTGAGCCTGGTGTATTCACAACGGAACCGCTCGGCCTGTGTTCGTATCCCGATCACCGGCAGCAATGCGAAGGCCAAGCGCATCGAGTTCCGTTGTCCTGATTCGTCGGGGAACCCGTATCTGGCGTTCGCGGCGATGGTGATGGCCGGTCTCGACGGCATCAAGAACAAGATCGAGCCGCCGGAACCCATCGACAAGGACCTCTACGAGTTGCCCCCCGAGGAGGCCAAGAACGTCAAGCTGGTGCCGGGCGACCTGGGTACCGCGCTCGACGCGCTGGAATCCAACCACGACTTCCTGCTGGAAGGCGGCGTGTTCACGTCGGATGTGATCGAGACGTGGATCTCGTACAAGCGGGAGAACGAGATCGAAGCGCTGCGACTGCGCCCCCACCCCTACGAATTCGCCCTGTACTACGACGTGTGA
- a CDS encoding RDD family protein, with translation MARWTGEWLSTLSSGEATTGEPSRWPGERLGLPEHGPNAVAGQGRRLLALVVDLVVASLLTAIFTRPDYSDVASMQGHNLWSLAGWAVITVVPVAFSGFTPGMALTGIRVARLDGRAVVGLWRAVLRCALTFFIIPAAVRNADGRGWHDRLTNTVVVTMR, from the coding sequence GTGGCACGATGGACCGGTGAATGGCTGTCAACACTCTCGTCCGGGGAGGCGACCACAGGCGAGCCGTCGCGCTGGCCGGGCGAACGTCTCGGACTGCCCGAACACGGGCCGAACGCCGTCGCGGGACAGGGACGGCGACTGCTGGCCTTGGTGGTCGACCTGGTCGTCGCATCGCTTTTGACGGCGATCTTCACACGCCCCGACTACTCCGACGTGGCCAGCATGCAAGGCCACAACCTCTGGTCGTTGGCGGGGTGGGCCGTCATCACGGTGGTGCCCGTGGCGTTCTCCGGATTCACCCCCGGGATGGCGTTGACGGGTATCCGCGTGGCGCGGCTCGACGGGCGCGCGGTCGTGGGACTGTGGCGGGCGGTGCTGCGGTGTGCGCTGACTTTCTTCATCATCCCCGCCGCTGTGCGCAACGCCGACGGACGTGGCTGGCACGACAGGCTCACCAACACCGTTGTCGTCACGATGCGGTGA
- a CDS encoding DUF4191 domain-containing protein, with protein MAGKQDKEAAKQAKQEKRAAKKARRAQIFQAFSMQRKEDKALIPWMLGWFLVVAGAVFGLGWLMGIQWWLLPIGIMLGLLAAVIVFGRRVQKTVYTKAEGQPGAAAWALDNLRGRWRVTQTVAATTQLDAVHRVLGGPGIILVGEGAPHRVKNLLAQEKKRIARLVGDTPIYDVIVGTGEGQVPLRKLQGYLMKLPRNLRGREVDALETKLAALGNRGAAMPKGPIPQGAKMRNLQRTIRRR; from the coding sequence ATGGCGGGAAAGCAGGACAAGGAAGCTGCCAAGCAGGCCAAGCAGGAGAAGCGCGCAGCCAAGAAGGCGAGGCGGGCGCAGATCTTCCAAGCGTTCTCGATGCAACGCAAGGAGGACAAGGCTCTCATCCCCTGGATGCTGGGGTGGTTCCTCGTCGTGGCCGGCGCGGTCTTCGGCCTGGGTTGGCTCATGGGCATCCAGTGGTGGCTGTTGCCCATCGGCATCATGTTGGGCCTGCTCGCCGCCGTGATCGTGTTCGGCCGTCGGGTGCAGAAGACGGTGTACACGAAGGCCGAGGGACAACCCGGCGCGGCCGCCTGGGCGCTGGACAACCTGCGTGGCCGCTGGCGCGTGACACAGACCGTCGCCGCGACGACACAGCTCGACGCCGTGCACCGTGTGCTGGGTGGGCCCGGCATCATCCTCGTGGGTGAGGGCGCGCCGCACCGGGTGAAGAACCTGCTCGCGCAGGAGAAGAAGCGCATCGCACGGCTCGTGGGTGACACCCCGATCTACGACGTGATCGTGGGTACGGGTGAGGGCCAGGTGCCGCTGCGGAAGTTGCAGGGCTACCTCATGAAGCTCCCCCGCAACCTCAGGGGCCGGGAGGTCGACGCGCTCGAGACCAAGCTCGCGGCGTTGGGCAACCGGGGCGCGGCCATGCCGAAGGGGCCGATACCGCAGGGCGCCAAGATGCGGAACCTGCAGCGCACCATCCGGCGTCGCTGA
- a CDS encoding ATP-dependent DNA helicase UvrD2: MVSTHRLNRLRDPLEGLDPEQRAAASAPRGPVCILAGAGTGKTRTITHRIAYLVRQGHVAATQVLAVTFTARAAGELRTRLRHLGVDGAQARTFHAAALRQLRYFWPRVVGDSPWDLIDGNKLRLVGHAANKVGLPTETEVLRDLAGEIEWAKACLVAPDDYPAVARARRRDVGHPVERVADVYRTYEQLKNDRRLLDFDDLLLHTTAVLEENRGIAEEFRNQYRCFVVDEYQDITPAQQRLLDAWLGGRDDVTVVGDANQTIYSFGGASPRPLLDFTRRYPDATVVRLERDYRSTPQIVELANRVISGARGRPAGSGLRLVGQRPDGPQPVFAEYDDEPAEAAAVAQRIRDLVGSGIPVNEIAVLFRVNAQSEVYERALSDVGVPYQVHGGERFFARSEVRQAMSALRAAAAAESEGPDDLTTAVKRVLAPLGLSDRQPAGGAARERWSGLHALYELAEDLAATVEKPTLMRYVAELDQRASAQHPPTVDGVTLASLHAAKGLEWDAVFLVGLAEGTVPIQHATTEEAVEEERRLFYVGVTRAREHLSLTWSLSRTPGGRPHRRRSRFLHGLVPEDQPSARPRRPSRRRAGTKTSCRVCERGLGSALEIKIGRCVDCPSDIDEKLLERLKQWRSERARELNVPAFVVFTDATLLAIAEQRPLDARGLAEISGIGATKLKRFGDDILAVVNEDG; the protein is encoded by the coding sequence GTGGTCAGCACGCATCGCTTGAACCGGTTACGGGATCCTCTCGAAGGGCTCGACCCGGAACAGCGCGCGGCCGCGAGCGCTCCGCGTGGCCCGGTGTGCATCCTTGCGGGCGCGGGCACGGGGAAGACCCGAACGATCACACACCGTATCGCTTATCTGGTGCGACAAGGCCATGTCGCGGCCACACAGGTGCTCGCTGTGACGTTCACGGCCCGTGCCGCGGGGGAGCTTCGAACCAGACTTCGGCACCTGGGGGTCGACGGGGCACAGGCTCGGACGTTCCACGCCGCGGCGCTACGTCAATTGCGGTACTTCTGGCCACGGGTGGTGGGTGACTCCCCATGGGATCTGATCGACGGGAACAAGCTCAGACTCGTGGGACACGCCGCGAACAAGGTGGGACTGCCCACCGAGACGGAGGTGCTACGGGACCTCGCCGGCGAGATCGAATGGGCCAAGGCCTGCCTCGTCGCGCCCGATGACTATCCGGCCGTCGCCCGAGCCCGCCGCCGCGACGTCGGGCACCCCGTCGAACGAGTCGCCGACGTGTACCGGACCTACGAACAGCTCAAAAACGATCGCCGGCTGCTCGACTTCGACGACCTGCTCCTGCACACGACGGCCGTCCTGGAGGAAAACCGCGGGATCGCGGAGGAGTTCCGTAACCAGTACCGCTGCTTCGTCGTGGACGAGTACCAGGACATCACCCCGGCTCAGCAGCGACTGCTCGACGCGTGGTTGGGTGGGCGGGACGACGTGACCGTTGTCGGCGACGCCAACCAGACGATCTACTCCTTCGGAGGAGCGTCTCCACGTCCGCTGCTCGACTTCACCCGACGGTATCCCGATGCCACCGTGGTCCGCCTCGAACGGGACTACCGGTCCACGCCCCAGATCGTCGAGCTGGCCAACCGAGTCATCAGTGGGGCTCGAGGACGTCCGGCGGGTTCCGGATTGCGGCTCGTGGGCCAGCGACCGGACGGGCCGCAGCCGGTCTTCGCCGAGTACGACGACGAACCGGCCGAGGCCGCCGCCGTCGCGCAACGCATCCGCGATCTCGTGGGAAGTGGCATCCCGGTGAACGAGATCGCCGTGCTGTTCCGCGTCAACGCGCAGTCGGAGGTGTACGAGCGCGCTCTGTCCGACGTCGGGGTTCCGTACCAAGTGCACGGCGGTGAGCGTTTCTTCGCCAGGTCGGAGGTACGGCAGGCGATGTCGGCTCTACGGGCCGCCGCGGCGGCGGAATCGGAGGGGCCGGACGACCTGACGACCGCGGTGAAACGCGTACTCGCGCCACTGGGCCTGAGCGACCGGCAGCCTGCCGGTGGTGCGGCCCGGGAACGGTGGAGCGGGCTACACGCGCTGTACGAGTTGGCGGAGGACCTCGCGGCCACCGTGGAGAAACCGACGCTGATGCGTTACGTCGCCGAACTCGACCAGCGTGCCTCCGCTCAACACCCACCGACCGTGGACGGCGTGACATTGGCGTCCCTGCACGCGGCGAAGGGGCTCGAATGGGACGCTGTGTTCCTCGTCGGACTCGCCGAAGGGACGGTGCCGATCCAGCACGCCACCACCGAAGAGGCTGTCGAGGAAGAACGGAGGCTGTTCTACGTCGGCGTCACCAGGGCCAGGGAACACCTGTCGCTGACATGGTCGCTGTCCCGTACCCCGGGTGGGAGACCCCACCGTCGCCGCAGCCGATTCCTGCACGGACTCGTACCGGAGGACCAGCCGTCCGCTCGACCACGTCGGCCTTCTCGCCGACGCGCCGGAACCAAGACGTCGTGCCGGGTGTGCGAACGCGGCCTGGGGTCGGCCTTGGAGATCAAGATCGGGCGTTGTGTGGACTGCCCCTCCGACATCGACGAAAAGCTTCTGGAACGTCTCAAACAGTGGCGTTCCGAACGGGCGAGGGAGCTGAATGTTCCGGCGTTCGTCGTGTTCACCGACGCCACGTTGCTGGCCATCGCGGAACAGCGTCCGCTGGACGCCCGAGGGCTCGCCGAGATCTCCGGCATCGGTGCCACGAAGTTGAAGCGGTTCGGTGACGACATCCTCGCCGTCGTCAACGAGGACGGCTGA
- a CDS encoding WhiB family transcriptional regulator — protein MPSAPAFTSGKALTGDRIDTTGVAELLDSVASPEAALPCRSGDADLWFAEAPAELERAKYLCGDCPVRASCLAGALARREPWGVWGGEIFEKGVIVERKRPRGRPRKHPVVPTTARTPSSQQSSGQRSAA, from the coding sequence ATGCCATCGGCACCCGCCTTCACGTCAGGGAAGGCGCTCACCGGCGACCGGATCGACACCACCGGCGTAGCGGAGCTACTCGATTCGGTCGCCTCGCCGGAGGCCGCTCTACCGTGCCGTTCGGGTGATGCGGACCTGTGGTTCGCCGAAGCGCCCGCGGAGCTGGAGCGAGCGAAATATCTGTGCGGTGACTGCCCTGTGAGGGCGTCATGTCTTGCAGGAGCGCTCGCCCGACGCGAGCCGTGGGGTGTTTGGGGAGGCGAGATCTTCGAGAAAGGAGTGATCGTGGAGAGGAAGCGGCCGCGAGGCCGTCCGCGTAAACACCCTGTCGTTCCCACCACGGCGCGGACACCGTCGTCGCAGCAGTCGAGTGGACAGCGGAGCGCGGCATGA
- a CDS encoding class I SAM-dependent methyltransferase gives MATTHDDIDWAARLEMMRRSDALESDALRRVAVRLASGLGPDGVVVDAGCGSGGMSAALASVLRDNGGGRLILIDATEELLRAAQEVASSAGGETVTVTPVVADLGAVSSVSQLPPADLVWASGVVHHLPDQQAGVTTLASLLAPGGTLALAEGGLGQRSLPWDLGVGRPGLEERLYAARNVWFHELRSAMDGVVDMPYGWTTALARAGLEEPTSFSYLVDHPAPAPEVVREHVVEHLARTAEVLADYLAPDDRDTLTVLLDPENSHYLGARDDVFLLSVRSVHTGRRPR, from the coding sequence ATGGCCACCACACACGACGACATCGACTGGGCCGCTCGGCTGGAGATGATGCGCCGGTCCGACGCCTTGGAAAGCGATGCGTTGCGGCGTGTGGCGGTCAGGCTGGCGTCGGGTCTGGGCCCTGACGGGGTCGTGGTGGACGCAGGATGCGGCTCCGGCGGGATGAGCGCCGCGCTGGCCTCGGTGCTGCGGGACAACGGTGGAGGTCGGCTCATCCTCATCGACGCCACCGAGGAGCTGTTACGGGCGGCGCAGGAAGTGGCCTCCTCCGCCGGAGGTGAGACCGTCACGGTGACGCCGGTGGTCGCGGATCTCGGTGCCGTCTCATCGGTTTCCCAACTGCCGCCTGCCGACTTGGTATGGGCCTCGGGCGTGGTGCACCACTTGCCCGACCAACAAGCGGGTGTGACCACCCTCGCCTCCCTGCTCGCTCCTGGTGGAACACTGGCTCTTGCCGAGGGTGGCCTGGGGCAGAGGTCCCTCCCGTGGGACCTCGGTGTAGGACGTCCGGGGTTGGAGGAACGGCTTTACGCGGCCCGTAACGTGTGGTTCCACGAGCTGCGTTCCGCCATGGACGGCGTCGTGGACATGCCCTACGGATGGACGACGGCTTTGGCTCGTGCCGGGCTTGAGGAACCCACATCATTCAGCTACCTCGTGGATCATCCGGCCCCTGCGCCCGAGGTCGTGCGTGAGCATGTGGTGGAACATCTGGCGCGAACGGCGGAGGTCCTGGCCGACTATCTGGCTCCGGACGACCGCGACACCCTTACCGTGTTACTCGACCCCGAGAACTCGCATTACCTCGGTGCGCGTGACGACGTGTTCTTGCTCAGTGTCCGGTCCGTGCACACAGGACGGCGCCCTCGTTGA
- a CDS encoding ABC1 kinase family protein, translating to MTDSHDYPDNRPDTSIPRRTMARTAKLASLPLGIAGRAVGGWGRRLAGQSAEDVNATLSAKAAEQLFEVLGTLKGGAMKFGQALSVFEAAVPEEFAAPYRDALTRLQSAAPPMSSRQTRRVLAEQLGRSWTQRFAEFDDEPAAAASIGQVHRAIWHDGRHVAVKVQYPGADEALRSDLRQLQRFSRLFQSLLPGTEVKPLLAELAKRMDEELDYRTEADNQRRFAKAFHGDDQVFVPKVVASAPKVIVSEWVSGTPYSKIITSGGAEQRNEAGRLLAEFHYSSPARVRLLHSDPHPGNFMLLDDGRLCVIDFGAVANLPDGAPRALGVMMRLALEGRSEELFESLRAEGFVRPEVGLDADDVYAWLSPLVAPLAAETFHFTRRWAQSQAIRMSDLRSQDFHTGRSLNLPPQWLLIHRVTAGAIGILCQLEAEIPVRAIVERWQPGFAD from the coding sequence GTGACGGACTCCCACGACTACCCCGACAACCGACCGGACACCTCAATCCCCCGCCGGACGATGGCGCGGACGGCGAAGCTGGCGAGCCTGCCGCTGGGGATTGCGGGCCGGGCCGTGGGCGGTTGGGGCCGACGGCTCGCCGGTCAAAGCGCTGAGGACGTCAACGCCACGTTGTCGGCGAAGGCGGCCGAGCAGCTGTTCGAGGTACTCGGCACGCTCAAGGGTGGCGCGATGAAATTCGGCCAGGCTTTGAGCGTGTTCGAGGCGGCGGTGCCCGAGGAGTTCGCCGCTCCCTACCGTGACGCGTTGACCCGGCTCCAGTCCGCAGCGCCTCCGATGTCATCCCGTCAGACACGGCGTGTGCTCGCGGAACAGCTCGGCAGGTCGTGGACCCAACGGTTCGCCGAATTCGACGACGAGCCCGCTGCTGCGGCGAGTATCGGCCAGGTGCATCGGGCGATCTGGCATGACGGTCGGCACGTCGCGGTCAAGGTGCAGTATCCGGGAGCTGACGAGGCTCTCCGTAGCGATCTGAGGCAATTGCAGCGTTTCAGCAGACTCTTCCAGAGCCTGCTGCCGGGTACTGAGGTGAAACCGCTGCTGGCCGAGTTGGCCAAGCGGATGGACGAGGAGTTGGACTACCGGACGGAGGCCGACAACCAGCGACGGTTCGCGAAGGCGTTCCACGGCGATGACCAGGTGTTCGTGCCGAAAGTCGTGGCGAGCGCACCGAAGGTGATCGTCTCCGAATGGGTCAGCGGCACTCCCTACTCGAAGATCATCACTTCCGGCGGCGCCGAACAGCGCAATGAGGCGGGCCGATTGCTGGCCGAGTTCCATTACTCGTCTCCGGCCAGGGTGCGCCTGCTGCACTCGGATCCACATCCGGGCAACTTCATGCTGCTCGACGATGGAAGGCTCTGCGTTATCGACTTCGGTGCCGTCGCGAACCTGCCCGACGGTGCGCCACGCGCGCTCGGGGTGATGATGCGACTCGCCTTGGAGGGCCGTTCCGAGGAGCTGTTCGAGTCGTTGCGCGCCGAGGGGTTCGTGCGCCCCGAAGTGGGCCTCGACGCCGACGACGTCTACGCGTGGTTGTCTCCACTGGTCGCTCCGCTTGCCGCTGAGACGTTCCACTTCACTCGCCGCTGGGCGCAGAGCCAGGCCATCCGAATGAGCGACTTGCGCAGCCAGGACTTCCATACCGGCCGTTCGCTGAACCTGCCGCCGCAGTGGTTGTTGATCCACAGGGTGACGGCAGGGGCTATCGGCATCCTCTGTCAGTTGGAGGCGGAGATACCCGTGCGCGCCATCGTCGAACGATGGCAGCCCGGCTTCGCCGATTGA
- a CDS encoding ThiF family adenylyltransferase, producing MTGSPAQVTSRVALPRRPRLRPGLPVVERRANEIQIGLDPRHAVVATDLPPILMDILRGLDGKRSTTTLLALARDEHADRLRAVLRGLTERGLVEDAEPRRGDRGGKTTVSDPTSPDLSSPCSLASYSIGVHGGGRLAAAVTTLLAASGVGQLSLAAEGVVSESDLGSGFRDDDVGCDRRTALGAIARRVNPEIRTARLRPSARAVDLVILTDAVVPAPEVLTELVAAGTPHLITRVREGIGIVGPLVVPGRSSCARCADLHRTGFDSCWPRIASQLAGRYHQADLTSVHGTAALTTGQVLATLTALSASTPDAAPPPTWNATLELNCVTGVVRRRQWPPHPRCSCGAKHHPAHL from the coding sequence ATGACCGGATCACCAGCACAGGTGACTTCGCGTGTGGCATTACCACGGCGACCGCGCCTTCGGCCCGGATTGCCCGTGGTGGAACGCCGGGCCAACGAGATACAGATCGGCTTGGACCCGCGCCATGCCGTGGTCGCCACCGACCTCCCGCCCATCCTCATGGACATCCTGCGCGGACTGGACGGGAAACGGAGCACGACGACCTTGTTGGCTCTCGCGCGGGACGAACACGCCGACAGGTTGCGTGCCGTACTACGCGGCCTCACCGAGCGCGGCCTTGTGGAGGACGCGGAACCACGGCGCGGAGACCGCGGAGGGAAAACGACGGTATCCGACCCGACCTCACCCGATCTGTCCTCCCCCTGCTCCCTCGCGTCGTACTCGATCGGCGTTCACGGAGGTGGCCGCTTGGCGGCGGCCGTGACCACACTGCTCGCCGCATCCGGTGTGGGCCAGCTGAGCCTGGCCGCCGAGGGGGTGGTGTCCGAATCCGATCTCGGATCGGGTTTTCGTGACGATGACGTGGGATGCGATCGCCGGACCGCACTCGGCGCGATCGCGCGACGGGTCAATCCCGAGATCCGGACCGCCCGTCTCCGCCCCTCAGCTCGAGCCGTCGACCTGGTCATCCTCACCGACGCCGTCGTACCCGCCCCGGAGGTCCTCACCGAATTGGTCGCGGCGGGTACTCCGCACCTGATCACGCGGGTCAGGGAAGGCATCGGTATCGTCGGCCCTCTCGTCGTGCCGGGTCGAAGCAGTTGCGCGCGATGTGCGGATCTCCACCGCACCGGATTCGACTCGTGCTGGCCGCGGATCGCGAGTCAACTCGCCGGTCGCTATCACCAAGCCGACCTCACCAGTGTTCACGGCACCGCGGCTCTGACCACAGGACAGGTCCTGGCGACGCTGACGGCACTGTCGGCTTCCACTCCCGACGCGGCACCTCCACCGACGTGGAACGCGACACTCGAACTCAACTGCGTCACAGGAGTCGTGCGGAGGAGACAGTGGCCGCCGCATCCTCGCTGCTCGTGCGGCGCCAAGCACCACCCCGCACACCTGTGA
- a CDS encoding M48 family metallopeptidase: MADARVPSLRNRNRTQRNTRNSRHSAENEQKVEVRRSPRRRRTVTAYRDGDTMVVLIPATMTKAEEKHWVAEMQRKLQRAESRRTSPARASDEALLLRCTQLSQRYLDGIAQPTSVRWVPPMRTRWASCTPADRTIRVSERLRDVPSWVLDYVLVHELAHLRVAEHNREFWNLVNRYPKTERAIGYLEGLSAAERLGVSSL, translated from the coding sequence GTGGCCGATGCACGGGTTCCCTCGCTCAGGAATCGGAACAGGACACAGCGGAACACTCGGAACTCTCGACACTCCGCTGAGAACGAGCAGAAGGTTGAGGTTCGGCGGAGCCCTCGCCGCCGCCGAACGGTCACCGCGTACCGAGACGGTGACACGATGGTCGTGCTGATCCCCGCCACCATGACCAAGGCGGAGGAGAAGCATTGGGTTGCCGAGATGCAGCGCAAGCTCCAACGCGCGGAAAGTCGACGGACAAGCCCAGCACGAGCATCGGATGAAGCACTGCTGTTGCGCTGTACGCAACTATCGCAGCGCTATCTCGACGGCATAGCGCAGCCTACGAGTGTGCGGTGGGTACCGCCGATGCGTACCCGTTGGGCGTCCTGTACCCCGGCCGACCGAACCATCCGCGTGAGCGAACGGCTTCGTGACGTGCCGTCGTGGGTGCTCGACTACGTCCTCGTGCACGAGTTGGCGCATCTGCGGGTAGCCGAGCACAACCGTGAGTTCTGGAACCTGGTCAACAGGTACCCGAAAACCGAACGGGCTATCGGGTATCTCGAAGGTCTTTCCGCCGCCGAACGACTCGGAGTCTCATCCCTCTGA